GGGCGCGTGGATTGAAACGGATTGAAAAGAGCACGGGTGGCGCAAAAGACTTGTCGCGCCCCACGTGGGCGCGTGGATTGAAACCGTGAGCTTCGCGGGGTCCGCCTCAAAATCTGGCACGTCGCGCCCCACGTGGGCGCGTGGATTGAAACGATGCGAACGAGGTTGATTTTCATGGTCTAGGGGTGTCGCGCCCCACGTGGGCGCGTGGATTGAAACGCCCAACTCGTCCTTGATCGCGAACGCCATATCGGTCGCGCCCCACGTGGGCGCGTGGATTGAAACATTCCTCGCCGCGGCACCGAGCTGGAAACCACCACGTCGCGCCCCACGTGGGCGCGTGGATTGAAACATTTGATGTCCCTTAGCTCTGCGCGCAGTCTCTGGTCGCGCCCCACGTGGGCGCGTGGATTGAAACTCCTGCTGGTTGGTGGTGAAAACAGAAACGCCCTGTCGCGCCCCACGTGGGCGCGTGGATTGAAACAGAGACTTGATCCACTTGGCGCCGACACGCCAGGTCGCGCCCCACGTGGGCGCGTGGATTGAAACGCACGTGCCGCGCTGCGCTCCAGGGCCAAGCGCTTGTCGCGCCCCACGTGGGCGCGTGGATTGAAACCGCGATCCTGAACCCGTACCACTGCACCCCCTCGCGGTCGCGCCCCACGTGGGCGCGTGGATTGAAACTTCGATTCGGGCGGCAACCCCGGCGCAGACACGGAGTCGCGCCCCACGTGGGCGCGTGGATTGAAACGGCCCACGCAATCATGTCCAAGAAGGCCCGGCGATGTCGCGCCCCACGTGGGCGCGTGGATTGAAACGCCTTCGTGACCTCGGGCAACTCATCCACGAACAGTCGCGCCCCACGTGGGCGCGTGGATTGAAACCGTAGCCTCACAGAGGCCATAGATACAGTTACTGTCGCGCCCCACGTGGGCGCGTGGATTGAAACCATTTCCCCATCGTCATTCAGGAGCACACATTCCGTCGCGCCCCACGTGGGCGCGTGGATTGAAACGACCTGCCCGGTTCCAGGCGCGCGCCACTCCTTAACGTCGCGCCCCACGTGGGCGCGTGGATTGAAACGCCGCCAGGACGAGCGCAGGCAATTTAGGTTTGGGGTCGCGCCCCACGTGGGCGCGTGGATTGAAACGCGCTGGAAGGGCTGTGATGAGTGGTGAGAAGGTCGTCGCGCCCCACGTGGGCGCGTGGATTGAAACTGGCCGCTATCGGCATCGGGGCCTACTGGATGATGGTCGCGCCCCACGTGGGCGCGTGGATTGAAACCCAGAGCGGAGGTTGTTTCTCGAAACGACATGGGGTCGCGCCCCACGTGGGCGCGTGGATTGAAACGTGGAATTGGAAACGCCTGCCATGGATGGGGCGCGTCGCGCCCCACGTGGGCGCGTGGATTGAAACAGTTCCAAAGCGGTCTTGTCGTCCAGGCCTTGGCTCGTCGCGCCCCACGTGGGCGCGTGGATTGAAACGACACGGCGTGCGGCCGCTTCGATGGCGCTGTAGAGTCGCGCCCCACGTGGGCGCGTGGATTGAAACCGCGAACGGCGTGCGCTGCAATGCTTCCTCTGCCTGTCGCGCCCCACGTGGGCGCGTGGATTGAAACTGTTTGGCGCTGCCGATAGCGATCTTGGAAAGCGGTCGCGCCCCACGTGGGCGCGTGGATTGAAACACGGCGGCTGTATTTCAAAGCCTATCTCAAGGGTGTCGCGCCCCACGTGGGCGCGTGGATTGAAACTTCCGGCCGAGTTTCATGATCGATCCGGGCGGTCGTCGCGCCCCACGTGGGCGCGTGGATTGAAACGATGTGGTCGCGGCCGCCGACTCCTCGGACGTGCAGGTCGCGCCCCACGTGGGCGCGTGGATTGAAACATCCCGTCAGACGCGAGCAACGACGAGTGGTCCATGTCGCGCCCCACGTGGGCGCGTGGATTGAAACCGGAAATCGAAGAAGGCCCTCCTGATGAACCAGTGTCGCGCCCCACGTGGGCGCGTGGATTGAAACACGCATGGTGTGATCGCCGGGGGCCGTCGGTTTGTCGCGCCCCACGTGGGCGCGTGGATTGAAACAGGGTCGAACTCCGCGTACACGTGGTCGGTGGGCGCTGGTCGCGCCCCACGTGGGCGCGTGGCTTGAAATCGGAGGAGTTGGCTCCGCATCCCCCGTCCCTTGCTCGTCGCGCCCCACATGGACGCGTAGATTGAAATTCCGTCCCGTAGGGAGCCCACGTCCCGGCGAAGATGTCCGACGCGCAGCCCATCGGCCTCCACGCACACTGCCCGCATGAAGCCCGCATTCCTCGGACCCGCTGCCATCGCCGTCTGCCTCGCAATGCCCGGCGGCGTTGCGCTCGCCGACAGCAACCCGCTGGCCGCCGAGCGCTGGAACACCCGGCCCGTCATCGTCGTCGTGCCCAGGGACAGCGATCCTTTGCTCACCCGGGTGCGGTCGGCGCTGGAAGAGCCCGCCACGCGCGAAGGGTTTCGCGAGCGCGACATGGCACTCTTCACCGTCGTCGCGGGCCAGGGCCGGCGCAACGACCGGCAGCTGGCACCCGCAAGTACCGCAGCTTTGCTGAAGGCGCTCGGACTCGATGCGCGGGGGCCGGCGACCTTCGTCCTCGTGGGGAAAGACGGCGGCGTCAAGATGCGCGAAGGCGCCGATGTCGATCTGCAGGCGGTGTTTGCAGAGATCGACCGCATGCCGATGCGCCAGCAACAGCAGCAACGTTGAGGGTTCTGGGTGGACAGGGCCGGCAGGTCGTGGCCGCTGCGCCAGGGCCCCTATTGCCGCGCGCGCCCGAGCCCGCGCTTGAGTTCCTGCAGCAGCATCACCACCTGCCGCGATGCATGGCGGCAGCCCTTGAAGGCCTGCTGCGCCTGGGCGCACTCCCCTGCTTCGGCAGACAAAACCAGTTCCGCGGCCTGCTGGTGGAAGTAGCGGTGTCGACGGGCCATCATCTCGAAGGCGGGGTAATGGCCGAGCGCCACGCGCCCGGGGCCATCGAGCCATTGGCCGAGTTCGGAGTTCAACGGGTCGCGGATGGCTTCGGGCCGCATGTGTTCTTCGCGCGCGCCATGCAGCATGACCCGCTCCAGCCAGGGCAGCCAGCGTTCATGGCTGGCGATGGCATCGTCGATGTCGATCTCGGCCACGAGCTTGCGCGCCTCGTCGCCCATCAGGACCAGCTCGCTCGCATTGCTGTCGGGCAGAGAGGTCCAGTCTTCCGGTACGGGACGGCCGTCGGCCCGGGCGGGGAACAGTCGGCTGAAGAATCCCATGGTCGAAGAAGATGGAGTGGGAGTGGAGAAGATGGGGAGGCGGGGTCCGGAGCCTGTGGCCCTGTGCACAGCGACTTCGTGAAGAGCGCCAGCCCAGCACGAGGAAAAGCAACGCAAGCAACAAGAAGGGAGGACAGTGCCGGACACGGCCGTGCCGGGCCGGCGCGGATTATCGGCGCGAACGGCGCTGGCAGGCCAGCCGGCGCGTCTGCCGGCTTGCCCGCAAGCGTGCAGCGGTTTTGGAACGCGCCGCACAATGGCCCGCATGACGACGACGATGACCCCGCCCCCCCAAGGCACCTCCACCCCCTCCTCTCCTTTTGCGGCGGCTCCCGCGGGCGACGGCACCCGCAGGCGGCCGGCGCTTTCCATGCTCGATCTCGTGGCGGTGCGCGAGGGCGGCAGCGTGGCGGATGCGCTGAAGGTGGCGCTGCGCACTGCGCAGCACGTGGAGTCGCTCGGGTTCCAGCGCTACTGGCTGGCCGAGCACCACAACATGCCGGGCATCGCCAGCTCCGCCACGGCCGTGCTGGTGGGGCATATCGCGGGCGGCACGCGGTCGATCCGCGTGGGCTCGGGCGGCATCATGCTGCCCAACCATGCGCCGCTGGTGGTGGCCGAGGCGTTCGGCACGCTGGCCGAGCTGTACCCGGGCCGCATCGATCTGGGCCTGGGCCGCGCGCCCGGCACCGATGGACCGACCATGCGCGCGCTGCGCCGCGACCGCGTGGAAACGGAAGAGGATTTCCCGCGCGACGTGGCCGAGCTGCAGCGGCTGCTCGGGCCCGCGCAACCGGGCCAGCGCATCGTGGCCGTGCCCGGCGCGGACACGCAGGTGCCCATCTGGCTGCTGGGCTCCAGCCTGTTCTCGGCGCAGCTGGCGGCAGAGCGCGGGCTGCCCTACGCCTTCGCCTCGCATTTCGCGCCGCGCCTGCTGCACCCGGCGCTCGATCTGTACCGCCGGCTGTTCCGGCCTTCGGCGGTGCTCGACCGGCCCTACGTGGCGGTGGGCGTGCCCGTGATCGCCGCGCCGACGGATGCCGAGGCCGAATACCTCGCGAGTAGCACCTACCAGCGGGTGCTGGGCATCCTGACCGGGCGGCGCGGCCTGCTGCAGCCCCCGGTGGAAGGCTACGCGGCGACGCTGTCGCCGCAGGAGCGCGCGGCCATCGGCGATTTCCTGGCCGCGGGCGTGGTGGGCGGGCCGGAGACGGTGCGCAGCGGCCTGCAGGAACTGGCCGAGGCGACGCGCGCGGACGAATTCATGCTGGTGAGCGACGTGTACGACCCCGCGCTGCGGCTGCGCTCGCTGGAGATCGTCGCGCAGGCAGGCGCCACCGCCTGACGGCGCGCCAGGGCAGGCGCCCGGCAACGCGGGCGGCCCGACATCGGCAGCGGCTACCATCTCGCCCCAGGGTCCGCCGCGCCTGCGCGCACGGACCATCATCCTGCCGCCCGATCGACCGCACTCCCCTTCCCTGACCGAGCCTCCGCATGCCCGCCTTTTCCTTCGAAGCCCTCGACGCGCAGGGGCAGACCCGCAAAGGCACCCTCGAAGCCGACAACGCCAAGGCCGCGCGCAGCCTGCTGCGGGCCCAGGCGCTGGTGCCGCTGGCCGTGGAGGCGCTGGGCGCCGGCACGGGCGTGGCGGTCGATGGCAACGTGTCGCTGGGGCAGCGGCTGTTCACGCGGCCGGTGTTCGGCGCCACGCGCCTCGCCATCTGGACGCGCCAGCTCGCGGGGCTGGTGTCCTCGGGGCTGCCGCTGGAGCGTGCGCTCACCGCGCTGGCCGAAGAATCGGACAACGACCGCCAGCGCCACCTCCTGGCCACGCTGCGCGCCGAGGTGAATGCGGGCTCGACCTTCGCACGGGCGCTGGCCGCCCATCCGCGCGAGTTCTCTTCCATCTACTGCGCGGTGATCGGCGCGGGCGAGTCGAGCGGGCACCTGGGCCTGGTGCTGGAGCGGCTGGCCGACGACCTGGAAGAGCGCCAGGCGTTGAAAGCCAAGCTCGTGGGGGCGGCGCTGTACCCGGCGATCGTCACGGCCGTGGCCATCGTGATCGTGCTCTTCCTCGTGGGCTACGTGGTGCCGCAGGTGGCCGCCGTGTTCGCGGGCGGCAAGCGCGCGCTGCCGTTCCTCACGGTGGCGATGATGGCCATCTCGGATGCCGTGCGCCACTACGGCTGGGCCGGGCTGGGCGTGCTGGTGGTGGCGGCCCTCGGGCTGCGCTCGGCGCTGGCGCAGCCCCGCCTGCGCGAACGGTTCGACGCGGCCTGGCTGGGCCTGCCCGTGGTCGGCCGGCTCTCGCGCGGCTACAACGCGGCGCGCTTCACCGGCACGCTCTCGATGCTCGCGGGCGCGGGCGTGCCCATCCTGAAGGCCCTGCAGGCCGCCGCCGAAACGCTGAACAACACAGCCATGCGCGCCGATGCGCTGGACGCGCTGGTGCTGGTGCGCGAAGGCGCGCCGCTCGCCTCCGCGCTGGCGCAGAAGAAGCGCTTCCCCGGGCTGGTGTCGATGTTCGCGCGGCTGGGCGAGCAGACGGGCCAGTTGCCCCTGATGCTGCAGCGCGCCGCGGCGCAGCTCTCGGCCGAAGTGCAGCGCCGCGCGATGCAGTTGGCCACCGTGCTGGAGCCGCTGCTCATCCTGGCGATGGGCGTGATCGTGATGCTCATCGTGCTGGCCGTGCTGATGCCCATCATCCAGCTCAACCAGTTCGTGAAATAGCCGCGCGTCCGCACGCACGCCGCGCCGCCGTCCCCCCTGCCCCACCCGCCACCATGCCGATCACGCTGGAAGACAAGCTCGTCGTCGCGATCTCCTCGCGCGCGCTGTTCGATTTCGAGGAAGAGAACCGCCTCTTCGACGCGGAGCACCCGCAGGCCTACATGCAGCTGCAGCTCGACCGGCTGGATGCGCCGGCGCGTCCGGGCGTGGCGTTCTCGCTCGTGAAGAAGCTGCTCGCCTTCAACGAGCCGGGCCACCAGCGCGTGGAGGTGGTGGTGCTCTCGCGCAACGATCCGGTGAGCGGCATGCGCATCTTCCGCTCGGCCAAGGCCGCCCAGGTGTCGCTGGAGCGCGGCGTGTTCACGCAGGGGCGCGATCCGTTCCGCTACCTGCGGCCGCTGGGCGCGCACCTGTTCCTCTCGGCCAACGAGAAGGATGTGAGCGAGGCGCTGGCGCTGGGCTACCCGGCCGCGCGCGTGCTCACGGAATCGGTGCAGGCCAGCCATGCCAACCCCAGCGAAGTGCGCATCGCCTTCGACGGCGACGCGGTGCTGTTCTCCGACGAGGCCGAGCGCGTGTTCCAGAGCGAAGGATTGGCCGCATTCCAGCGGCACGAGACCGACAAGGTGGCGCAGCCGCT
The DNA window shown above is from Acidovorax sp. NCPPB 4044 and carries:
- a CDS encoding CZB domain-containing protein yields the protein MGFFSRLFPARADGRPVPEDWTSLPDSNASELVLMGDEARKLVAEIDIDDAIASHERWLPWLERVMLHGAREEHMRPEAIRDPLNSELGQWLDGPGRVALGHYPAFEMMARRHRYFHQQAAELVLSAEAGECAQAQQAFKGCRHASRQVVMLLQELKRGLGRARQ
- a CDS encoding LLM class flavin-dependent oxidoreductase, with the translated sequence MLDLVAVREGGSVADALKVALRTAQHVESLGFQRYWLAEHHNMPGIASSATAVLVGHIAGGTRSIRVGSGGIMLPNHAPLVVAEAFGTLAELYPGRIDLGLGRAPGTDGPTMRALRRDRVETEEDFPRDVAELQRLLGPAQPGQRIVAVPGADTQVPIWLLGSSLFSAQLAAERGLPYAFASHFAPRLLHPALDLYRRLFRPSAVLDRPYVAVGVPVIAAPTDAEAEYLASSTYQRVLGILTGRRGLLQPPVEGYAATLSPQERAAIGDFLAAGVVGGPETVRSGLQELAEATRADEFMLVSDVYDPALRLRSLEIVAQAGATA
- a CDS encoding 5'-nucleotidase, whose product is MPITLEDKLVVAISSRALFDFEEENRLFDAEHPQAYMQLQLDRLDAPARPGVAFSLVKKLLAFNEPGHQRVEVVVLSRNDPVSGMRIFRSAKAAQVSLERGVFTQGRDPFRYLRPLGAHLFLSANEKDVSEALALGYPAARVLTESVQASHANPSEVRIAFDGDAVLFSDEAERVFQSEGLAAFQRHETDKVAQPLPDGPFKPLLAALHRLQQAAAGSETGMRIRTALVTARSAPAHERAIQTLMSWNIAVDEAMFLGGLEKGGFLREFEPDFFFDDQTGHVTSAARHVPAGHVTSGISNVPRIPAGPAGATPEPAGTAEAAVPAAAR
- a CDS encoding DUF4174 domain-containing protein, coding for MKPAFLGPAAIAVCLAMPGGVALADSNPLAAERWNTRPVIVVVPRDSDPLLTRVRSALEEPATREGFRERDMALFTVVAGQGRRNDRQLAPASTAALLKALGLDARGPATFVLVGKDGGVKMREGADVDLQAVFAEIDRMPMRQQQQQR
- the gspF gene encoding type II secretion system inner membrane protein GspF, yielding MPAFSFEALDAQGQTRKGTLEADNAKAARSLLRAQALVPLAVEALGAGTGVAVDGNVSLGQRLFTRPVFGATRLAIWTRQLAGLVSSGLPLERALTALAEESDNDRQRHLLATLRAEVNAGSTFARALAAHPREFSSIYCAVIGAGESSGHLGLVLERLADDLEERQALKAKLVGAALYPAIVTAVAIVIVLFLVGYVVPQVAAVFAGGKRALPFLTVAMMAISDAVRHYGWAGLGVLVVAALGLRSALAQPRLRERFDAAWLGLPVVGRLSRGYNAARFTGTLSMLAGAGVPILKALQAAAETLNNTAMRADALDALVLVREGAPLASALAQKKRFPGLVSMFARLGEQTGQLPLMLQRAAAQLSAEVQRRAMQLATVLEPLLILAMGVIVMLIVLAVLMPIIQLNQFVK